A genomic segment from Actinoplanes sichuanensis encodes:
- a CDS encoding S9 family peptidase has protein sequence MRKFLVAAVATSTLLWGVTAPASADPPGPAPGALPSGWSFDKRALTWTSDQPIPPGDAAVEFWSGDRLLGRATGGADLRTFALPAGATGRLTDLQVRIGGKRVDAAAPAAKRSLTAAAPATAPVLATNPVDPGVKGPYQTTTGEYTLPGVQLSTYPSRVEMQAVVVAPKGAPGNRPLAVFLHGRHWTCFAGDDPDSISLEWPCPTGSAAVPSHRGYLEAQRLLASQGYITVSISANGINAQDTADSDGGAQARSSLVRMHLARWADWSGGGRAKAPAIVRAAPRADLSRVLLMGHSRGGEGVNRAALDSLNPPANDDYRGRVRWNIRGLLLIGPTIFGHNPQPDVPSATILPGCDGDVSDLQGQMFVDATRGVSTGRALHSALYMVGANHNYFNTEWTPGQAIGPAFDDFQGEDDPLCTPGVAPARLTPQQQQTAGATYIATAARLFVAGDDRARPLLDGTGVRAPSAGPARVLSHAIGANRTAALVPDETLAVRDARLCDQVGGEPETLCLEGGSPHFVGFQWPEPGRYAVELTGARTATLTPRKALPVAGSRALALRLIVPPNAPATGFTVAVTDERGRRTELGTATVAGVPGSEGTASFWAQEVRLPLPSHVRSVAGLDITSGGAGPAWLIDAWGWSPGTPAPRASALDRIDVGEITVEEGDSGTAEYTVQVRSSGPKTAQVRLFLTDARTYATTNWVADVKPGTSRIRVPVSVPGNTTYGGDRRYTLTAKAIRNAVVGDYDGGVVVREDEPAPDVTITPSSAVTEGSPLTWTVSLSGPVDEYTYVIFLAQPPATGPELSSTDVDPAWFSENSGQDPEPSRPLSSTDLQPYLEIPPGTTSIDFTVPTVADGQAEGAEHVRFQGLLFLPGVWEPVELPFADGTVTD, from the coding sequence ATGCGTAAATTTCTGGTCGCCGCCGTGGCGACGAGCACGCTGCTGTGGGGAGTGACGGCGCCCGCCTCGGCGGATCCGCCCGGACCGGCGCCGGGGGCACTGCCGTCCGGCTGGTCCTTCGACAAGCGCGCCCTGACCTGGACCAGCGACCAACCGATCCCACCGGGCGACGCCGCGGTCGAGTTCTGGTCGGGTGACCGGTTGCTCGGCCGGGCCACCGGCGGCGCCGACCTGCGGACGTTCGCCCTGCCGGCCGGTGCGACCGGCCGGCTGACCGATCTGCAGGTCCGGATCGGCGGCAAACGGGTCGACGCGGCGGCCCCGGCGGCGAAGCGGAGCCTGACCGCCGCCGCGCCGGCCACCGCCCCGGTGCTTGCGACGAACCCGGTCGACCCCGGGGTCAAGGGGCCATACCAGACGACGACCGGCGAATACACCCTGCCCGGCGTGCAACTCTCGACCTACCCGTCCCGGGTCGAGATGCAGGCCGTCGTGGTCGCGCCGAAGGGCGCTCCGGGCAACCGGCCGCTGGCGGTGTTCCTGCACGGCCGGCACTGGACCTGCTTCGCCGGCGACGACCCGGACTCGATCAGTCTCGAGTGGCCGTGCCCGACCGGTTCGGCGGCGGTGCCCAGCCACCGCGGTTACCTCGAGGCACAGCGGTTGCTCGCGTCGCAGGGCTACATCACCGTGTCGATCTCGGCCAACGGCATCAACGCGCAGGACACCGCCGACTCCGACGGTGGCGCGCAGGCCCGTTCGTCGCTGGTCCGCATGCACCTCGCGCGCTGGGCCGACTGGTCCGGCGGCGGCCGGGCGAAGGCGCCCGCGATCGTCCGGGCGGCACCCCGGGCCGACCTGTCCCGGGTGCTGCTGATGGGACACTCGCGCGGTGGCGAGGGCGTCAACCGGGCCGCGCTGGACAGCCTCAACCCGCCCGCGAACGACGACTACCGGGGCCGGGTCCGCTGGAACATCCGCGGTCTGCTGCTCATCGGGCCGACCATCTTCGGTCACAACCCGCAGCCCGACGTGCCGTCGGCGACGATCCTGCCCGGCTGCGACGGTGACGTCTCGGACCTGCAGGGGCAGATGTTCGTCGACGCGACCCGCGGGGTCAGCACCGGGCGGGCGCTGCACAGCGCGCTCTACATGGTCGGTGCGAACCACAACTACTTCAACACCGAGTGGACGCCCGGGCAGGCGATCGGGCCGGCGTTCGACGACTTCCAGGGCGAGGACGACCCACTGTGTACGCCCGGAGTCGCCCCCGCCCGGCTCACCCCGCAACAGCAGCAGACCGCCGGGGCGACCTACATCGCGACCGCGGCCCGGCTCTTCGTCGCCGGCGACGACCGGGCGCGCCCGCTGCTGGACGGCACCGGCGTGCGTGCGCCGTCGGCCGGTCCGGCCCGGGTGCTGAGCCATGCGATCGGGGCGAACCGGACCGCCGCCCTGGTTCCGGACGAGACTCTGGCCGTACGCGATGCTCGTCTCTGCGATCAGGTGGGAGGCGAACCGGAAACGCTCTGCCTGGAGGGTGGGTCGCCGCATTTCGTGGGTTTCCAATGGCCTGAGCCGGGCCGCTACGCGGTCGAACTGACCGGCGCCCGCACCGCGACGCTGACGCCGAGGAAGGCGCTGCCGGTGGCCGGTTCGCGGGCGCTGGCGCTGCGGCTGATCGTGCCGCCGAACGCACCCGCCACCGGATTCACCGTCGCGGTCACCGACGAACGGGGCCGCCGCACCGAGTTGGGCACCGCGACCGTGGCCGGTGTGCCCGGCAGCGAAGGCACCGCGTCGTTCTGGGCGCAGGAGGTGCGGCTGCCGCTGCCGTCGCACGTCCGCTCGGTGGCCGGTCTCGACATCACCTCGGGTGGGGCCGGCCCGGCCTGGCTGATCGACGCCTGGGGCTGGTCACCCGGCACCCCGGCGCCACGGGCGTCGGCTCTCGACCGGATCGACGTCGGCGAGATCACCGTCGAGGAGGGCGACTCCGGGACCGCCGAGTACACCGTGCAGGTGCGGTCGAGCGGGCCGAAGACGGCCCAGGTGCGGCTGTTCCTCACCGACGCGCGCACCTACGCGACCACCAACTGGGTCGCCGACGTCAAGCCGGGTACCTCGCGGATCAGGGTGCCGGTCTCGGTGCCCGGCAACACCACCTACGGTGGTGACCGGCGGTACACGCTGACGGCGAAGGCGATCCGCAACGCGGTGGTCGGCGACTACGACGGCGGAGTCGTGGTACGGGAGGACGAACCCGCCCCGGACGTCACGATCACCCCGTCCAGTGCGGTGACCGAGGGCTCGCCGCTGACCTGGACGGTGTCGCTGTCCGGGCCGGTCGACGAGTACACGTACGTGATCTTCCTGGCCCAGCCGCCCGCCACCGGCCCCGAGTTGTCGTCGACCGACGTCGACCCGGCGTGGTTCAGCGAGAACAGCGGCCAGGACCCGGAGCCGTCGCGACCGCTGTCGTCGACGGACCTCCAGCCGTACCTGGAGATCCCGCCGGGCACCACCTCGATCGACTTCACCGTGCCGACCGTCGCCGACGGCCAGGCCGAGGGCGCCGAGCACGTCCGGTTCCAGGGGCTGCTCTTCCTGCCCGGTGTGTGGGAGCCGGTCGAGTTGCCGTTCGCCGACGGCACCGTGACCGACTGA